The Microcoleus sp. FACHB-831 genomic interval AGCGTTCATTTGTATGGGAGAGAGATGATGTTGAACAATTCCTTACATCTCTACTTCATGGGTATTTCACAGGGACATTTTTAATGTTAGATACCCCAACACAGAAGCCTATGTTTTCTTTTCGTGCTGTTGAAGGGGTTGAGAAAGTTAACCCCAGCGTGCGCCCTAAAACCGACCACAGAACTGTTCAGCTAGTTTTAGATGGTCAACAGCGCATCACTTCCTTGTTTTATGCTTTATATGAACCAGATATTCCTTTGAAGAATGTCAAAAATCCATATATATTTTATTTAGATATCGAGCAAGCTTTAAACGGAAATATTGACGAAGCAGTAATTGGAATATCCAAAAAGGATAATAAGCGCATCTCAGAATTTGATAAATTGGTTCTGGAAGATAAAGCTATACGATTTTCGGTTTTAAAGGAACCTAATAGCTTATACAAATGGCTGTACCAAAAGCAATCAGTTTGGCAAGAAGAGAATGTTACTAAAATTGCAAAATTATATGAGCGCTTACAACAGTTTATGATTCCTGTAGTCGCTTTACCCGAAGAAACTAGCCAGGAAGATATTGTCAATATATTTGAGCGAATTAACAGAACTGGAGTTAGCCTTTCACTTTTTGATTTAGCTGTAGCACAGCTTTATTTAAAGGATATAAAGCTGCGAGAATTATGGGATAGCTTTAAGAAAAAGCATAAACCAATTACTTCTGTAGTAGAACCAGAATTCTTGCTTCGTGTGATTGCTCTTGTAGAAGGAAAGGAGATTCGGCGGCGCGATCTACTTAATGCTATTAACCTAGAAGCGAATGCTTTCAAAAAGCGTTGGGATGAAGCAGTAGAATGTATATTAAAAGCGCATACTCGAATTACTCACACATATGGTGCATTTAGTGACAAGTGGATTCCTTACTCGACATTGTTAGTAACGCTGGCAGTTGTATTGTATAAACTTAAGGATAAATCGGCAGGAGCTGAGGATTATGGGAAGGTAGATCGTTGGTACTGGGGTTGCGTTTTGAGTCGGCGCTATGATAGTTCCCGATTCACTAAAACTTATCAAGATGTCAAAGATATAGATAGTTGGCTTGGAGGAGGAGACCCTCCCCAATGGCTACAACAGTTTGCTAGTCAA includes:
- a CDS encoding DUF262 domain-containing protein, with protein sequence MKAPEANPKNLLSLINDVYSGKVVVPEFQRSFVWERDDVEQFLTSLLHGYFTGTFLMLDTPTQKPMFSFRAVEGVEKVNPSVRPKTDHRTVQLVLDGQQRITSLFYALYEPDIPLKNVKNPYIFYLDIEQALNGNIDEAVIGISKKDNKRISEFDKLVLEDKAIRFSVLKEPNSLYKWLYQKQSVWQEENVTKIAKLYERLQQFMIPVVALPEETSQEDIVNIFERINRTGVSLSLFDLAVAQLYLKDIKLRELWDSFKKKHKPITSVVEPEFLLRVIALVEGKEIRRRDLLNAINLEANAFKKRWDEAVECILKAHTRITHTYGAFSDKWIPYSTLLVTLAVVLYKLKDKSAGAEDYGKVDRWYWGCVLSRRYDSSRFTKTYQDVKDIDSWLGGGDPPQWLQQFASQDLNLDIVDDPRSALYRGLMGIIVRQGAKDFLTGQSVKDKLSECQDDHIFPKSTYQKQHKNLINSILNRTIIWERTNNEKKNKAPSEFFQDCLSKHGNDENKLKETLDSHFISPNAYTYLKNDDFNSFIEERRKSLKAAIKDLFP